Proteins encoded in a region of the Ziziphus jujuba cultivar Dongzao chromosome 3, ASM3175591v1 genome:
- the LOC107423012 gene encoding protein TIME FOR COFFEE isoform X1, giving the protein MDRNREARRTTMTASNGLPRRRHRSNSLRDSPEEDGPVELQETARLRDRGGSGKKDRDRDRDRERDRERERERDRDRLSRSKRRRGDRLMHGSNREDGGDDSSEESVNDEEEDEDDDGGGGGGGGGGGASVRMLPPPNPSVSLSSSSSSMLNHHRKSFPPAKSFRAAPAWKAADEMIGVPVPRKARSVSTKRSHEWASSVVGEPIHRQASTSPVRPSLSSMAAAAVSPSPASPSSSNPSLMRKKLKPNGPKLRPTKTSSKPSSSAQDEIEIEIAEVLYEMMRQPQGPSKQEILATDSIKFESREANKSTSDAKSRVSSPISNSPSALPLSSQQALPQNSSSSVTPLSATATAPKRKRPRPVKYEDDNPSIFNAQNSPLSSSAKLLPDQPAEIETSSPILEKNSGSAAENGGVAYDLAQSHAVPASTTEAQPESIKAEGNNVVSDSKLVSEKSESQDLRMSKEESQSPKKDSPELRLDDNREDTTTNKAHISVTEIEIQREEKFQIDLMAPPPLRSSPERDGEIDFVAVDAKPMVIDTETEIKPIIKGGDAKTVKIGKEDNANVEIEKSKITVAEEAEPKKPTVVKERNIDLQLDLEKTDRDSGAAGVSGNKLQQQQVPKPQQQQQQQQQQQQQQHSQHNTEKNAQSSSLPLPMSMAGWPGALHTMRSYMAPLQGVVSMDGSTVASAAIQPPPYLFNQPRPKRCATHCYVARNICYHQQIARMNSFWPAAAGSGPLYGAKPCNLNVLPSTEMHGNIPGGGVNSTHEKGQGLAIFPGHAGKDKGSQAANIVDAQRKQILLQQALPPGAPSNILHGPAFIFPLSQQQAAAAASVRPGPVKSPPTAGNVAPSSTPNSTTVSAVATPGAATPPMSFNYPNMPTETPYLAILQNNAAYPFPLPAHVGAPPAYRGTHAQMPFFNGSFYSSQMLHPSQIQQQQPPNHSQQSQQGHQNTTISSGSSSSQKHLQNQQQRAHASGMNGGSGSLQGFPASKGQSSQPLQQLQQRQQQQNQHVSHQARQLESEIGGEDSPSTADSQVSRASMSMYGQNFPMQCPPNFALMTPPVSFSGANGPTGASGSNSEKKQQQQQQQSAKGGVEASQAFAMSFANVNGATTAPGLDIASIAQHQAILQSVPDVRQGYHFMAAASVAQAAQQKKNYRVPEDGKTGCDSSNMEEERKAMAGKASSTVGQSIAFSRPDLSDTPGSNVIDSSARTLNLGSNPSRASSSVVPGVIGNANAPNSQQQIQRLLQQQQQMNQLQKQQQQFAAAARTKTPATSNGSVYTDHLPSTSMAAKFPNALSSFPPNLAQSNSSPSQPPQWKNSVRTSTSQVPPPSMASSNSSSLKNLSQQQGRMQQSHTQISFAANPKGSTQPQGLQPTSNNQSPSPPIMVGSPTTSMSKSAGGSPRTTTSSTGNKASQASSLSAQQAKNSPTIGNLKSSPVGGRNVPSILGNPHITSSSSAGTKPQQQQQLSKQSVQQAQLIFSNAYMQPQTSHSNSNTSNASAMSGYYNQRRRNDQQPQQSQQPQNSSTTSSSGMLSLCPPITHSNTSTSDPAKAAAAAAAAAAAASGNIKGALPSQALIHPAQFAASQSGNPHQLMPFPYVHAAVPTAVQVKPAEQKQPAGE; this is encoded by the exons ATGGATAGGAACAGAGAAGCCAGAAGGACAACCATGACTGCCTCAAATGGCTTGCCAAGACGTAGACACAGAAGTAATAGTCTTAGAGACTCCCCAG AGGAGGACGGACCAGTAGAGTTACAAGAGACGGCGAGGCTAAGAGATCGAGGAGGGAGCGGGAAGAAAGATCGAGATCGCGATCGGGATCGAGAGCGAGACCGTGAACGcgaaagagagagggatagagATCGGTTGAGCCGGAGCAAAAGGAGGAGAGGTGATAGGTTGATGCACGGAAGCAACAGAGAAGATGGAGGAGATGATAGTTCGGAGGAGAGTGtgaatgatgaagaagaagatgaagacgaCGACGGAGGAggtggtggaggtggaggtggaggcGGTGCATCCGTAAGGATGCTTCCTCCGCCGAACCCATCAGTGTCgttgtcttcttcttcatcctctATGTTGAATCATCACCGGAAGAGCTTCCCACCGGCGAAAAGTTTTAGAGCAGCGCCGGCGTGGAAGGCCGCCGATGAGATGATTGGTGTGCCGGTGCCCCGAAAAGCACGGTCAG TTTCAACGAAGAGGTCGCATGAATGGGCTTCGAGTGTTGTTGGAGAGCCAATTCACCGACAGGCTTCGACGTCTCCGGTGAGACCCAGCCTTTCGTCTATGGCGGCGGCTGCGGTTTCTCCATCTCCGGCCTCACCTTCTTCTTCAAATCCTTCTTTGATGAGGAAGAAGCTG AAGCCCAACGGACCCAAACTCAGACCGACGAAGACATCGTCGAAGCCGTCTTCATCGGCTCAGGACGAGATCGAGATAGAGATCGCCGAGGTGTTGTACGAGATGATGAGGCAGCCTCAGGGACCTTCCAAGCAAGAAATTCTGGCCACCGATTCAATTAAGTTTGAATCCAGAGAAGCTAACAAATCCACAAGTGATGCGAAATCCAGAGTTTCATCTCCGATCTCAAACTCGCCGTCGGCACTTCCTCTGTCATCCCAACAAGCTCTGCCTCAGAATTCTAGCTCTTCTGTCACTCCTTTGTCCGCTACCGCTACTG CACCCAAGAGGAAAAGACCGCGACCCGTGAAGTATGAAGATGACAATCCTTCAATTTTCAACGCTCAGAACAGTCCCCTTTCGTCTTCTGCTAAGCTCCTTCCTGATCAGCCAGCAGAAATTGAGACTTCTTCACCTATTCTGGAGAAGAACTCGGGATCTGCAGCTGAAAATGGCGGAGTTGCATATGATTTGGCGCAATCTCATGCCGTACCGGCATCGACGACGGAGGCCCAGCCGGAGTCAATTAAGGCAGAGGGTAACAACGTCGTGTCAGATTCGAAGCTTGTCTCTGAAAAGTCTGAGAGTCAGGATTTGAGAATGAGCAAAGAAGAATCTCAATCGCCCAAGAAGGATTCTCCTGAGCTTAGATTGGATGATAATCGTGAGGATACGACGACGAATAAAGC GCATATATCAGTCACCGAAATTGAAATCCAGCGAGAAGAAAAATTCCAGATAGATCTGATG GCTCCTCCTCCGTTGAGATCTTCTCCAGAAAGAGACGGTGAAATTGATTTTGTGGCTGTAGATGCTAAACCTATGGTCATAGATACAGAAACG GAAATAAAGCCTATCATAAAAGGAGGAGATGCAAAGACAGTGAAAATTGGTAAGGAAGATAATGCAAATGTGGAAATTGAAAAGTCAAAGATTACGGTAGCAGAAGAAGCTGAACCTAAGAAGCCAACAGTTGTTAAGGAAAGGAATATTGATCTCCAGCTTGATTTGGAGAAGACTGATAGAGATAGTGGCGCTGCTGGTGTGAGTGGGAACAAGCTACAACAACAGCAAGTTCCAAAGccgcagcagcagcagcagcaacagcaacaacaacaacagcagcagcatTCGCAGCATAACACAGAGAAAAATG CCCAATCGAGCTCTCTACCTTTGCCAATGTCAATGGCTGGCTGGCCTGGTGCTCTTCATACTATGCG CAGTTATATGGCGCCTTTACAAGGAGTTGTATCCATGGACGGGAGCACCGTTGCTTCTGCTGCTATACAA CCACCGCCTTATCTTTTTAACCAACCTCGGCCGAAGAGGTGCGCAACTCATTGCTACGTTGCAAGGAATATATGCTATCATCAACAAATTGCAAGGATGAATTCTTTCTGGCCTGCAGCCGCTGGATCTGGACCTCTATATGGTGCCAAGCCCTGCAATCTCAATGTTTTGCCTTCCACAGAAATGCATGGCAATATTCCAGGTGGGGGGGTGAATTCAACACATGAGAAGGGGCAGGGTCTTGCTATATTTCCTGGTCATGCTGGCAAAGACAAAGGCTCCCAAGCTGCAAATATCGTGGATGCCCAGAGAAAGCAAATTTTACTTCAGCAAGCTCTACCCCCTGGTGCACCCAGTAATATCCTG CATGGACCCGCTTTCATCTTCCCTCTGAGCCAGCAACaggctgctgctgctgcttctgTCCGGCCTGGGCCTGTGAAGTCTCCTCCAACTGCCGGAAATGTAGCACCTTCAAGCACGCCTAATTCTACAACAGTTAGTGCTGTGGCAACTCCAGGTGCTGCAACTCCGCCAATGAGTTTTAACTACCCAAATATGCCTACCGAAACTCCGTATTTGGCAATTCTGCAAAATAATGCAGCATATCCATTTCCGCTACCTGCACATGTGGGAGCACCACCGGCTTATAGAGGAACCCATGCTCAGATGCCCTTCTTTAATGGATCATTCTATTCTTCCCAAATGCTTCATCCTTCACAAATTCAACAGCAGCAACCACCAAACCACTCGCAGCAAAGCCAACAAGGTCATCAAAATACTACCATTTCCAGTGGTTCCTCATCTTCCCAGAAGCATTTGCAGAATCAACAGCAGAGAGCACATGCTAGTGGCATGAACGGTGGCAGTGGAAGCTTGCAAGGCTTTCCAGCCTCAAAAGGCCAGTCTTCTCAGCCACTACAACAACTACAGCAGCGACAACAGCAACAGAACCAACATGTTTCTCATCAAGCTCGGCAACTCGAGTCCGAGATTGGTGGTGAAGATAGCCCATCAACGGCTGATAGTCAAGTGTCACGAGCAAGCATGAGCATGTATGgtcaaaattttccaatgcAATGTCCACCAAACTTTGCCTTAATGACCCCTCCTGTATCATTCAGTGGTGCCAATGGTCCTACTGGTGCAAGTGGCAGTAATAGTGAAAagaaacaacagcaacaacagcaGCAGAGCGCTAAGGGTGGAGTTGAAGCATCTCAAGCTTTTGCCATGTCTTTTGCTAACGTAAATGGAGCCACTACTGCTCCTGGCCTTGACATTGCATCCATTGCACAGCATCAAGCAATTCTCCAGAGTGTTCCAGATGTTAGGCAAGGCTACCATTTTATGGCTGCGGCTTCAGTTGCTCAGGCAGCACAGCAGAAGAAGAATTACCGAGTGCCTGAGGATGGGAAAACTGGATGTGATTCTTCCAATATGGAAGAGGAAAGAAAGGCCATGGCGGGGAAGGCTTCATCAACTGTAGGGCAGTCAATTGCTTTCTCAAGGCCAGATTTGTCTGATACACCTGGCAGCAATGTGATTGATAGCTCTGCCCGAACTCTTAACCTTGGCTCCAATCCATCTCGGGCTTCCAGTTCTGTTGTGCCTGGTGTCATTGGCAATGCAAATGCTCCAAATTCTCAGCAACAAATCCAGCGGCTTCTGCAACAGCAACAGCAGATGAATCAGCTTCAGAAGCAGCAACAGCAATTTGCAGCTGCTGCTCGAACCAAAACACCAGCAACAAGTAATGGCAGTGTTTACACTGATCACCTTCCTTCTACTTCGATGGCTGCAAAGTTTCCTAATGCTCTATCTTCATTTCCTCCAAACCTTGCACAAAGTAACAGCAGTCCAAGTCAACCTCCTCAGTGGAAGAACTCTGTGAGGACAAGCACTTCCCAAGTTCCACCTCCATCTATGGCCTCATCAAACTCATCCTCCCTTAAAAATCTTTCTCAACAGCAAGGTCGCATGCAGCAAAGCCACACTCAAATATCTTTTGCAGCCAATCCAAAAGGGTCAACACAACCTCAAGGACTACAACCCACAAGCAATAACCAGTCTCCATCTCCACCTATAATGGTTGGCTCACCCACAACATCAATGTCAAAGAGTGCTGGTGGAAGCCCGAGGACAACTACTTCTTCAACAGGAAACAAAGCTAGCCAAGCTTCTTCATTGTCGGCTCAGCAGGCTAAGAACTCGCCAACAATTGGCAACCTGAAATCATCTCCTGTTGGTGGAAGGAATGTGCCATCAATCCTTGGCAACCCCCATATCACCTCTTCTTCAAGCGCTGGAACCAAGCCTCAGCAGCAGCAACAGTTGTCTAAGCAATCTGTGCAGCAAGCCCAGTTAATTTTCTCAAATGCATACATGCAACCTCAAACTTCGCATTCTAATAGTAATACCTCCAATGCATCAGCCATGAGTGGGTATTATAATCAAAGACGTCGGAATGATCAACAGCCACAACAGTCGCAGCAACCGCAAAACTCATCAACTACGTCGTCCAGCGGAATGTTGTCGCTGTGCCCTCCCATCACGCATTCTAACACTAGCACCTCCGACCCCGCCAAGGCTGCTGCTGCTGCAGCAGCAGCCGCAGCTGCTGCATCTGGCAATATAAAAGGTGCATTGCCCTCACAAGCTTTAATCCATCCTGCTCAATTTGCTGCTTCACAGTCTGGGAATCCACATCAGCTTATGCCTTTCCCTTATGTTCATGCTGCTGTTCCAACTGCAGTTCAGGTGAAACCAGCTGAGCAGAAACAACCTGCTGGTGAGTAG